In Musa acuminata AAA Group cultivar baxijiao chromosome BXJ2-3, Cavendish_Baxijiao_AAA, whole genome shotgun sequence, the following proteins share a genomic window:
- the LOC135585270 gene encoding scarecrow-like protein 1 isoform X1 has protein sequence MSMIRSVDSSTANGDSNLHANKSGGENSGLPRQILSGADKRMYDHRPASYKSDLHPQQHFIDSSSEMIHVNPLDMSISSIPEHYSQVSSAPYQLIANFHSSILSENPYSSCIAAVQCPDSSAGSNVSHQASHSLSDYPSPEQEIDYGKDEIRLKLRELEQALLNDNDEDLVDSDQVVGIEDNWTEPIKDLLVPCSPKESSSDLSISCIGSNREPPTPKQLLFDCAAAISVGCMEEAQAIITELRQIVSIQGDPPQRLAAYMVEGLAARIASSGQGIYKALRCKEPPTSDRLSAMQILFEVCPCFKFGYMAANYTIVEALGDEEKVHIIDFDINQGSQYINLIQTLSTWPSKRPHLRISGVDDPESVQRAVGGLEIIGQRLEKLAEELGVPFEFQAIAAKTSDVTPEMLDCRSGEALVVNFAFQLHHMPDESVSTVNQRDQMLRMVKGLSPKLVTLIEQDMNTNTAPFFPRFVEVYNYHTAVFESLDATLPRDSTDRMNVERQCLARDIVNIVACEGADRIERYEVAGKWRARMTMAGFKPCPFSTSVNGSIGALLKSYCDRYKAKEENGALYFGWEDKVLIVASAWK, from the exons ATGTCTATGATAAGGTCTGTGGATTCATCTACTGCCAATGGTGACTCCAACCTTCATGCAAATAAAAGTGGTGGTGAGAACTCGGGTTTGCCAAGGCAAATATTAAGTGGTGCTGATAAGCGGATGTACGACCATCGGCCTGCTTCCTATAAATCAGACTTACATCCTCAGCAACACTTCATTGATTCATCATCAGAAATGATACATGTTAATCCACTTGACATGTCTATATCCAGCATTCCAGAACACTATTCTCAAGTTTCATCAGCTCCCTATCAGTTGATAGCAAACTTTCACTCATCTATTTTGTCAGAAAATCCATACAGCTCTTGCATTGCTGCAGTTCAGTGTCCTGATTCCTCAGCAGGCTCTAACGTCTCTCATCAGGCATCCCATTCTTTATCTGATTATCCAAGTCCAGAGCAAGAAATAGACTATGGCAAAGATGAAATCAGGTTAAAGCTTCGAGAGCTTGAGCAGGCATTACTGAATGACAACGATGAGGACTTGGTGGATTCCGACCAGGTTGTGGGAATTGAAGATAATTGGACTGAGCCTATCAAGGACCTATTAGTTCCTTGCTCACCAAAAGAGTCCTCATCAGATTTAAGCATCAGCTGTATTGGCAGCAATAGAGAACCTCCAACTCCTAAGCAGCTACTTTTTGACTGTGCAGCTGCAATCTCGGTAGGCTGCATGGAGGAAGCACAAGCCATCATAACTGAGCTTCGCCAAATAGTTTCAATTCAAGGAGACCCTCCTCAAAGGCTTGCTGCCTACATGGTGGAAGGTCTTGCAGCAAGAATAGCTTCTTCAGGACAAGGTATTTATAAGGCTCTACGATGTAAGGAACCCCCTACTTCCGATCGGCTTTCGGCGATGCAGATACTGTTCGAGGTCTGTCCATGCTTTAAGTTCGGTTACATGGCAGCAAATTATACAATCGTTGAAGCATTAGGAGATGAAGAAAAAGTTCATATCATAGACTTTGACATAAACCAAGGAAGTCAATACATAAACTTGATACAAACTCTTTCGACGTGGCCCAGCAAACGGCCACACCTAAGAATATCTGGTGTTGATGATCCCGAGTCAGTGCAACGGGCAGTCGGAGGTTTGGAGATAATTGGTCAGCGCCTTGAGAAGCTGGCAGAGGAGCTCGGTGTTCCATTCGAGTTTCAAGCAATAGCTGCTAAAACCAGCGATGTAACACCCGAAATGCTTGACTGCCGATCAGGGGAGGCACTTGTGGTCAACTTTGCGTTTCAGCTACATCACATGCCAGATGAGAGTGTATCAACAGTGAACCAGAGAGATCAGATGCTTCGAATGGTGAAAGGGCTGAGCCCAAAGTTGGTAACTCTTATCGAGCAGGATATGAACACTAATACAGCCCCATTCTTCCCGAG GTTCGTGGAGGTCTACAATTATCATACGGCGGTCTTTGAATCACTCGATGCAACTCTTCCAAGGGACAGCACGGATCGAATGAACGTGGAGAGGCAGTGTCTTGCGCGAGATATCGTCAACATCGTGGCCTGCGAAGGTGCTGACCGCATAGAGAG GTACGAGGTTGCAGGAAAGTGGAGGGCGAGAATGACGATGGCCGGGTTCAAACCATGTCCCTTCAGCACCAGCGTCAATGGATCAATAGGAGCCTTGTTGAAATCATACTGTGATAGGTACAAGGCCAAGGAGGAAAACGGGGCACTCTACTTCGGCTGGGAAGACAAGGTTCTAATCGTTGCCTCGGCATGGAAATAA
- the LOC135606799 gene encoding uncharacterized protein LOC135606799 isoform X1, translating to MGDKAVVVGVVDDIGEGMQCMDHPYRGNTGGVCAFCLQEKLGKLVSSSKSSPFFSLQPPPFSSSSSPTSFSSDAGVVVGDALGIGSGHSRTGPAGAGRRTKFSFLAASHREKKKKKNGCAGGGYGSGGRKVMASIATTTNVAADSASACDDTGVVLKRSKSVEPRMAGGLMQGGGGSGTADAVVADSPRKKSFWSFLYLSSASSTYTSSAANNCGNSGNVYRRRSTSSSVEGGGTDITNKQQQQTSSATAAARQGGNSGEEAESPSGSQASSSLGRKVARSRSVGCGSRSFSGDFLERISTGFGDCTLRRAESHREAKSKIVLHLDQHHNNGEQQQRSATKERVKCGGLFGGLALTSAAADDDFNSNRRISAAAAAAAVHGSRTRSWVWAFASPMRAFRPYSSSSKPLHGINKASAAPATNIISSINDSNDMFNKGNTKLRGNPSSLAIES from the coding sequence ATGGGGGACAAGGCGGTGGTGGTAGGAGTTGTGGACGACATTGGGGAGGGAATGCAATGCATGGATCACCCTTACCGTGGCAACACCGGTGGCGTGTGCGCCTTCTGCCTGCAGGAGAAGCTGGGCAAGCTGGTGTCCTCCTCCAAGTCCAGCCCCTTCTTCTCCCTCCAGCCtcctcctttctcctcttcctcctcccccacCTCCTTCAGCTCCGACGCCGGAGTCGTCGTTGGCGACGCTCTAGGGATCGGCTCCGGCCACTCACGGACCGGTCCCGCCGGCGCTGGGCGTAGGACCAAGTTCTCCTTTCTGGCCGCCAGCcacagagagaagaagaagaagaagaacgggtGCGCCGGCGGCGGCTATGGGAGTGGCGGAAGGAAGGTGATGGCCTCGATCGCCACCACGACTAACGTTGCGGCTGATTCTGCCTCCGCGTGTGACGACACCGGCGTTGTTCTGAAGCGGAGCAAGTCTGTGGAACCGAGAATGGCTGGAGGCCTGATGCAGGGCGGTGGTGGCAGCGGTACTGCAGACGCCGTCGTGGCGGATAGCCCTAGGAAAAAGAGCTTCTGGTCGTTCCTCTATCTCTCATCCGCCTCTTCCACCTACACTTCTTCGGCCGCTAACAACTGCGGTAACAGCGGCAACGTCTACAGAAGGAGATCTACCTCCTCCTCAGTCGAGGGAGGTGGCACAGACATCACTAACAAGCAGCAGCAACAAACCAGTTCAGCAACCGCCGCCGCCAGGCAAGGTGGAAACAGCGGGGAGGAGGCGGAGAGCCCGAGCGGCAGCCAAGCATCGTCCTCGCTGGGGAGGAAGGTGGCCAGGTCCAGATCGGTAGGCTGCGGCAGCAGGAGCTTTTCGGGGGACTTCCTGGAGCGCATTTCCACCGGCTTCGGCGACTGCACCCTCAGGAGAGCCGAGTCCCATCGCGAGGCGAAGTCCAAGATCGTCCTCCACCTGGACCAGCACCACAACAACGGGGAACAGCAGCAGCGGTCGGCGACGAAGGAGCGGGTCAAGTGCGGCGGCCTCTTCGGGGGGTTGGCGCTGACGTCGGCCGCGGCCGACGACGACTTCAATAGCAACAGAAGGATCTcggcggccgccgccgccgcggcggTGCACGGAAGCCGGACCAGGAGCTGGGTCTGGGCCTTCGCAAGCCCAATGAGAGCCTTCAGGCCTTACTCCTCCTCCTCTAAACCCCTTCACGGCATCAACAAAGCTTCTGCTGCGCCAGCAACCAACATCATCTCCTCCATCAATGACAGCAACGACATGTTTAACAAAGGGAACACCAAACTCCGCGGTAATCCATCGTCCCTTGCCATCGAAAGCTAG
- the LOC135585270 gene encoding scarecrow-like protein 1 isoform X3, whose product MSMIRSVDSSTANGDSNLHANKSGGENSGLPRQILSGADKRMYDHRPASYKSDLHPQQHFIDSSSEMIHVNPLDMSISSIPEHYSQVSSAPYQLIANFHSSILSENPYSSCIAAVQCPDSSAGSNVSHQASHSLSDYPSPEQEIDYGKDEIRLKLRELEQALLNDNDEDLVDSDQVVGIEDNWTEPIKDLLVPCSPKESSSDLSISCIGSNREPPTPKQLLFDCAAAISVGCMEEAQAIITELRQIVSIQGDPPQRLAAYMVEGLAARIASSGQGIYKALRCKEPPTSDRLSAMQILFEVCPCFKFGYMAANYTIVEALGDEEKVHIIDFDINQGSQYINLIQTLSTWPSKRPHLRISGVDDPESVQRAVGGLEIIGQRLEKLAEELGVPFEFQAIAAKTSDVTPEMLDCRSGEALVVNFAFQLHHMPDESVSTVNQRDQMLRMVKGLSPKLVTLIEQDMNTNTAPFFPRLLPLKTHDFCYVRGGLQLSYGGL is encoded by the exons ATGTCTATGATAAGGTCTGTGGATTCATCTACTGCCAATGGTGACTCCAACCTTCATGCAAATAAAAGTGGTGGTGAGAACTCGGGTTTGCCAAGGCAAATATTAAGTGGTGCTGATAAGCGGATGTACGACCATCGGCCTGCTTCCTATAAATCAGACTTACATCCTCAGCAACACTTCATTGATTCATCATCAGAAATGATACATGTTAATCCACTTGACATGTCTATATCCAGCATTCCAGAACACTATTCTCAAGTTTCATCAGCTCCCTATCAGTTGATAGCAAACTTTCACTCATCTATTTTGTCAGAAAATCCATACAGCTCTTGCATTGCTGCAGTTCAGTGTCCTGATTCCTCAGCAGGCTCTAACGTCTCTCATCAGGCATCCCATTCTTTATCTGATTATCCAAGTCCAGAGCAAGAAATAGACTATGGCAAAGATGAAATCAGGTTAAAGCTTCGAGAGCTTGAGCAGGCATTACTGAATGACAACGATGAGGACTTGGTGGATTCCGACCAGGTTGTGGGAATTGAAGATAATTGGACTGAGCCTATCAAGGACCTATTAGTTCCTTGCTCACCAAAAGAGTCCTCATCAGATTTAAGCATCAGCTGTATTGGCAGCAATAGAGAACCTCCAACTCCTAAGCAGCTACTTTTTGACTGTGCAGCTGCAATCTCGGTAGGCTGCATGGAGGAAGCACAAGCCATCATAACTGAGCTTCGCCAAATAGTTTCAATTCAAGGAGACCCTCCTCAAAGGCTTGCTGCCTACATGGTGGAAGGTCTTGCAGCAAGAATAGCTTCTTCAGGACAAGGTATTTATAAGGCTCTACGATGTAAGGAACCCCCTACTTCCGATCGGCTTTCGGCGATGCAGATACTGTTCGAGGTCTGTCCATGCTTTAAGTTCGGTTACATGGCAGCAAATTATACAATCGTTGAAGCATTAGGAGATGAAGAAAAAGTTCATATCATAGACTTTGACATAAACCAAGGAAGTCAATACATAAACTTGATACAAACTCTTTCGACGTGGCCCAGCAAACGGCCACACCTAAGAATATCTGGTGTTGATGATCCCGAGTCAGTGCAACGGGCAGTCGGAGGTTTGGAGATAATTGGTCAGCGCCTTGAGAAGCTGGCAGAGGAGCTCGGTGTTCCATTCGAGTTTCAAGCAATAGCTGCTAAAACCAGCGATGTAACACCCGAAATGCTTGACTGCCGATCAGGGGAGGCACTTGTGGTCAACTTTGCGTTTCAGCTACATCACATGCCAGATGAGAGTGTATCAACAGTGAACCAGAGAGATCAGATGCTTCGAATGGTGAAAGGGCTGAGCCCAAAGTTGGTAACTCTTATCGAGCAGGATATGAACACTAATACAGCCCCATTCTTCCCGAGGTTGCTTCCTCTGAAAACCCACGATTTTTGTTAC GTTCGTGGAGGTCTACAATTATCATACGGCGGTCTTTGA
- the LOC135585270 gene encoding scarecrow-like protein 1 isoform X2: MSMIRSVDSSTANGDSNLHANKSGGENSGLPRQILSGADKRMYDHRPASYKSDLHPQQHFIDSSSEMIHVNPLDMSISSIPEHYSQVSSAPYQLIANFHSSILSENPYSSCIAAVQCPDSSAGSNVSHQASHSLSDYPSPEQEIDYGKDEIRLKLRELEQALLNDNDEDLVDSDQVVGIEDNWTEPIKDLLVPCSPKESSSDLSISCIGSNREPPTPKQLLFDCAAAISVGCMEEAQAIITELRQIVSIQGDPPQRLAAYMVEGLAARIASSGQGIYKALRCKEPPTSDRLSAMQILFEVCPCFKFGYMAANYTIVEALGDEEKVHIIDFDINQGSQYINLIQTLSTWPSKRPHLRISGVDDPESVQRAVGGLEIIGQRLEKLAEELGVPFEFQAIAAKTSDVTPEMLDCRSGEALVVNFAFQLHHMPDESVSTVNQRDQMLRMVKGLSPKLVTLIEQDMNTNTAPFFPRFVEVYNYHTAVFESLDATLPRDSTDRMNVERQCLARDIVNIVACEGADRIERKVEGENDDGRVQTMSLQHQRQWINRSLVEIIL, from the exons ATGTCTATGATAAGGTCTGTGGATTCATCTACTGCCAATGGTGACTCCAACCTTCATGCAAATAAAAGTGGTGGTGAGAACTCGGGTTTGCCAAGGCAAATATTAAGTGGTGCTGATAAGCGGATGTACGACCATCGGCCTGCTTCCTATAAATCAGACTTACATCCTCAGCAACACTTCATTGATTCATCATCAGAAATGATACATGTTAATCCACTTGACATGTCTATATCCAGCATTCCAGAACACTATTCTCAAGTTTCATCAGCTCCCTATCAGTTGATAGCAAACTTTCACTCATCTATTTTGTCAGAAAATCCATACAGCTCTTGCATTGCTGCAGTTCAGTGTCCTGATTCCTCAGCAGGCTCTAACGTCTCTCATCAGGCATCCCATTCTTTATCTGATTATCCAAGTCCAGAGCAAGAAATAGACTATGGCAAAGATGAAATCAGGTTAAAGCTTCGAGAGCTTGAGCAGGCATTACTGAATGACAACGATGAGGACTTGGTGGATTCCGACCAGGTTGTGGGAATTGAAGATAATTGGACTGAGCCTATCAAGGACCTATTAGTTCCTTGCTCACCAAAAGAGTCCTCATCAGATTTAAGCATCAGCTGTATTGGCAGCAATAGAGAACCTCCAACTCCTAAGCAGCTACTTTTTGACTGTGCAGCTGCAATCTCGGTAGGCTGCATGGAGGAAGCACAAGCCATCATAACTGAGCTTCGCCAAATAGTTTCAATTCAAGGAGACCCTCCTCAAAGGCTTGCTGCCTACATGGTGGAAGGTCTTGCAGCAAGAATAGCTTCTTCAGGACAAGGTATTTATAAGGCTCTACGATGTAAGGAACCCCCTACTTCCGATCGGCTTTCGGCGATGCAGATACTGTTCGAGGTCTGTCCATGCTTTAAGTTCGGTTACATGGCAGCAAATTATACAATCGTTGAAGCATTAGGAGATGAAGAAAAAGTTCATATCATAGACTTTGACATAAACCAAGGAAGTCAATACATAAACTTGATACAAACTCTTTCGACGTGGCCCAGCAAACGGCCACACCTAAGAATATCTGGTGTTGATGATCCCGAGTCAGTGCAACGGGCAGTCGGAGGTTTGGAGATAATTGGTCAGCGCCTTGAGAAGCTGGCAGAGGAGCTCGGTGTTCCATTCGAGTTTCAAGCAATAGCTGCTAAAACCAGCGATGTAACACCCGAAATGCTTGACTGCCGATCAGGGGAGGCACTTGTGGTCAACTTTGCGTTTCAGCTACATCACATGCCAGATGAGAGTGTATCAACAGTGAACCAGAGAGATCAGATGCTTCGAATGGTGAAAGGGCTGAGCCCAAAGTTGGTAACTCTTATCGAGCAGGATATGAACACTAATACAGCCCCATTCTTCCCGAG GTTCGTGGAGGTCTACAATTATCATACGGCGGTCTTTGAATCACTCGATGCAACTCTTCCAAGGGACAGCACGGATCGAATGAACGTGGAGAGGCAGTGTCTTGCGCGAGATATCGTCAACATCGTGGCCTGCGAAGGTGCTGACCGCATAGAGAG GAAAGTGGAGGGCGAGAATGACGATGGCCGGGTTCAAACCATGTCCCTTCAGCACCAGCGTCAATGGATCAATAGGAGCCTTGTTGAAATCATACTGTGA
- the LOC135606799 gene encoding uncharacterized protein LOC135606799 isoform X2: MGDKAVVVGVVDDIGEGMQCMDHPYRGNTGGVCAFCLQEKLGKLVSSSKSSPFFSLQPPPFSSSSSPTSFSSDAGVVVGDALGIGSGHSRTGPAGAGRRTKFSFLAASHREKKKKKNGCAGGGYGSGGRKVMASIATTTNVAADSASACDDTGVVLKRSKSVEPRMAGGLMQGGGGSGTADAVVADSPRKKSFCGNVYRRRSTSSSVEGGGTDITNKQQQQTSSATAAARQGGNSGEEAESPSGSQASSSLGRKVARSRSVGCGSRSFSGDFLERISTGFGDCTLRRAESHREAKSKIVLHLDQHHNNGEQQQRSATKERVKCGGLFGGLALTSAAADDDFNSNRRISAAAAAAAVHGSRTRSWVWAFASPMRAFRPYSSSSKPLHGINKASAAPATNIISSINDSNDMFNKGNTKLRGNPSSLAIES, encoded by the exons ATGGGGGACAAGGCGGTGGTGGTAGGAGTTGTGGACGACATTGGGGAGGGAATGCAATGCATGGATCACCCTTACCGTGGCAACACCGGTGGCGTGTGCGCCTTCTGCCTGCAGGAGAAGCTGGGCAAGCTGGTGTCCTCCTCCAAGTCCAGCCCCTTCTTCTCCCTCCAGCCtcctcctttctcctcttcctcctcccccacCTCCTTCAGCTCCGACGCCGGAGTCGTCGTTGGCGACGCTCTAGGGATCGGCTCCGGCCACTCACGGACCGGTCCCGCCGGCGCTGGGCGTAGGACCAAGTTCTCCTTTCTGGCCGCCAGCcacagagagaagaagaagaagaagaacgggtGCGCCGGCGGCGGCTATGGGAGTGGCGGAAGGAAGGTGATGGCCTCGATCGCCACCACGACTAACGTTGCGGCTGATTCTGCCTCCGCGTGTGACGACACCGGCGTTGTTCTGAAGCGGAGCAAGTCTGTGGAACCGAGAATGGCTGGAGGCCTGATGCAGGGCGGTGGTGGCAGCGGTACTGCAGACGCCGTCGTGGCGGATAGCCCTAGGAAAAAGAGCTTCTG CGGCAACGTCTACAGAAGGAGATCTACCTCCTCCTCAGTCGAGGGAGGTGGCACAGACATCACTAACAAGCAGCAGCAACAAACCAGTTCAGCAACCGCCGCCGCCAGGCAAGGTGGAAACAGCGGGGAGGAGGCGGAGAGCCCGAGCGGCAGCCAAGCATCGTCCTCGCTGGGGAGGAAGGTGGCCAGGTCCAGATCGGTAGGCTGCGGCAGCAGGAGCTTTTCGGGGGACTTCCTGGAGCGCATTTCCACCGGCTTCGGCGACTGCACCCTCAGGAGAGCCGAGTCCCATCGCGAGGCGAAGTCCAAGATCGTCCTCCACCTGGACCAGCACCACAACAACGGGGAACAGCAGCAGCGGTCGGCGACGAAGGAGCGGGTCAAGTGCGGCGGCCTCTTCGGGGGGTTGGCGCTGACGTCGGCCGCGGCCGACGACGACTTCAATAGCAACAGAAGGATCTcggcggccgccgccgccgcggcggTGCACGGAAGCCGGACCAGGAGCTGGGTCTGGGCCTTCGCAAGCCCAATGAGAGCCTTCAGGCCTTACTCCTCCTCCTCTAAACCCCTTCACGGCATCAACAAAGCTTCTGCTGCGCCAGCAACCAACATCATCTCCTCCATCAATGACAGCAACGACATGTTTAACAAAGGGAACACCAAACTCCGCGGTAATCCATCGTCCCTTGCCATCGAAAGCTAG
- the LOC135606800 gene encoding seipin-1-like, whose product MDGETHHHVRPRRRALLSAVTPPSSSTVEDTKYKEDDYSDDQLLTVPAGWMIKLVAIQVELITSCFLSLIAPFLYLYFQSQAVPSRFAHGVTALLRRLTFGILGAVCAMVILLAVMVVSVLLGVGLARLCVEEPVLLRQPLHFDYTQVHPNATVALRGAWRRGRAVPAGHSVSVSIMLLLPESDHNLRIGVFQVHAEVTSSTGNVIATSSQPCMLRFQSHPVRLMRTFVMGFPLLLGISSESQRVAIEMLGYKETRTRSEMVRVKLKPRAGTTELPQLYDAEVFMKSQLPWAKEVAHNWKWTFYVWTTLYMYILLLILLVCCFKPFVMPRLRRYGAGGLAEVKKDSMDDHRIEREMSDKRLSDALRALRQRGKWKALLRPELVEGAASSVAGGEAMAASEVIDDSGDFAASESSECVGG is encoded by the exons ATGGACGGAGAAACCCACCACCATGTCAGACCCCGTCGGCGAGCGCTTCTCTCGGCCGTCACTCCTCCTTCGTCATCGACGGTAGAAGATACCAAGTACAAGGAGGACGACTACAGCGATGACCAGCTCCTCACGGTTCCGGCCGGTTGGATGATAAAGCTGGTGGCGATCCAGGTGGAGCTCATCACCTCCTGCTTCCTCTCCCTCATCGCTCCCTTCCTCTACCTCTACTTCCAGTCCCAAGCCGTCCCCTCCCGCTTCGCCCACGGTGTCACCGCCCTCCTCCGCCGGCTCACCTTCGGCATCCTCGGCGCCGTCTGCGCCATGGTCATCCTCCTCGCCGTTATGGTCGTTTCTGTTCTCCTCGGCGTCGGACTGGCCCGGCTGTGTGTGGAGGAGCCGGTGTTGCTGCGCCAGCCGTTGCACTTCGACTACACCCAGGTCCATCCGAACGCCACGGTGGCTCTGCGAGGCGCATGGCGTAGAGGAAGGGCAGTGCCGGCCGGGCACTCAGTAAGTGTCTCCATCATGCTCCTCTTGCCGGAATCCGATCACAATCTCCGGATCGGTGTCTTCCAG GTGCATGCCGAGGTCACCTCATCCACTGGGAACGTAATAGCGACGTCCAGCCAGCCATGCATGCTGCGGTTTCAAAGCCATCCTGTGCGACTGATGCGAACGTTCGTGATGGGCTTCCCTCTTCTGCTGGGTATCAGTAGCGAGAGCCAGAGAGTAGCCATAGAGATGCTGGGATACAAGGAAACCAGGACGAGAAGTGAGATGGTGAGGGTGAAGCTGAAACCCAGAGCCGGAACCACTGAGCTGCCACAACTGTATGACGCGGAGGTCTTCATGAAGTCACAGCTGCCATGGGCAAAAGAAGTGGCCCATAACTGGAAGTGGACGTTCTATGTCTGGACTACGCTTTACATGTACATACTTCTTTTGATCCTCCTGGTTTGCTGCTTCAAGCCATTTGTCATGCCGAGGCTGAGACGCTACGGAGCTGGGGGGCTTGCGGAGGTCAAGAAGGATTCCATGGATGATCACAGAATCGAGAGAGAGATGTCGGATAAAAGGCTTTCCGACGCACTGAGAGCATTGCGTCAGAGGGGCAAATGGAAGGCGCTGCTGCGACCGGAACTCGTCGAGGGCGCCGCCTCAAGCGTCGCCGGAGGGGAGGCGATGGCGGCGAGCGAGGTTATCGATGACTCTGGGGATTTCGCGGCTTCGGAATCCTCCGAGTGCGTCGGGGGATAG